From the genome of Nakamurella flavida, one region includes:
- a CDS encoding MFS transporter has protein sequence MTGTTAGDAVGFRRPLALLVAGAYFMEILDGTIIAPAAPAIAADLGVAPVDVNIVLSAYLLTLAVLIPTGGHLSDRFGARRVFTTALVVFTLASLGCALASSLPMLTATRVLQGVGGALMVPVGRLVVLRGIEKTDLVRAIAYLTWPALLAPVLAPAVGGLLSTYIGWQWIFLINLPLGVAGVLVARRVVPDVRADTPPRFDTVGFLLLAGGLAALVVAIERVGTAQELWSVGGGALLGAVLLTLAVRHLVRTPRPLIDLRILRIGTFRTSATAGTVYRLVVSAVPFLLPLLFQIGFGWTAAQAGAVVIALFVGNVAIKPATTPLMRLLGIRGVLLLAALGGSACLVGMVWVRADTPLLVLLPLLVASGVFRSIGFTGFNSVTFADVGPADLGSANTLNATLQEVASGAGIALGALLVRLGGPVAERLGFDPEPGTPYRVTFVVMATVLLATAAAVLRMPRSAGRAVTGHRRPRDEE, from the coding sequence ATGACCGGGACGACGGCCGGGGACGCCGTGGGCTTCCGGCGACCGCTGGCCCTGCTGGTGGCCGGCGCCTACTTCATGGAGATCCTGGACGGGACGATCATCGCGCCCGCCGCGCCGGCCATCGCCGCCGATCTGGGGGTGGCCCCGGTCGACGTCAACATCGTCCTGTCCGCATACCTGCTCACCCTCGCGGTGCTCATCCCGACCGGCGGTCACCTGTCCGACCGGTTCGGCGCCCGGCGGGTGTTCACCACGGCCCTGGTGGTGTTCACCCTGGCCTCGCTGGGCTGTGCCCTGGCGAGCAGCCTGCCCATGCTCACCGCCACCCGGGTGCTGCAGGGCGTCGGCGGTGCGCTGATGGTGCCGGTCGGTCGGCTGGTGGTGCTGCGCGGCATCGAGAAGACCGACCTCGTCCGGGCCATCGCCTATCTGACCTGGCCGGCCCTGCTGGCCCCGGTGCTGGCTCCGGCCGTCGGCGGACTGCTGTCCACCTACATCGGCTGGCAGTGGATCTTCCTGATCAACCTCCCCCTCGGGGTCGCCGGGGTGCTGGTGGCCCGCCGCGTCGTCCCCGACGTCCGGGCCGACACCCCGCCGCGGTTCGACACCGTGGGGTTCCTGCTCCTCGCCGGGGGTCTGGCCGCGCTGGTGGTGGCGATCGAACGCGTCGGCACCGCCCAGGAGCTCTGGTCCGTGGGCGGCGGCGCGCTGCTGGGTGCCGTGCTGCTGACCCTGGCCGTCCGGCATCTGGTCCGCACCCCCCGACCGCTCATCGACCTGCGAATCCTGCGGATCGGCACCTTCCGCACCTCGGCCACCGCCGGGACGGTCTACCGGCTCGTGGTCAGCGCGGTGCCGTTCCTGCTGCCGCTGCTCTTCCAGATCGGGTTCGGGTGGACGGCGGCCCAGGCCGGGGCCGTGGTCATCGCCCTGTTCGTCGGCAACGTGGCGATCAAACCGGCCACCACGCCCCTGATGCGGCTGCTGGGCATCCGCGGCGTGCTCCTGCTGGCCGCGCTGGGCGGGTCCGCCTGCCTCGTCGGCATGGTGTGGGTGCGTGCCGACACGCCCCTGCTGGTGCTGCTGCCCCTGCTGGTCGCCTCCGGGGTGTTCCGGTCCATCGGGTTCACCGGCTTCAACAGCGTCACCTTCGCCGATGTCGGACCCGCCGACCTCGGATCGGCGAACACCCTGAACGCCACCCTGCAGGAGGTGGCCTCCGGAGCCGGCATCGCCCTGGGGGCACTGCTCGTGCGGCTGGGGGGTCCGGTCGCGGAGCGGCTCGGGTTCGATCCCGAACCCGGTACGCCCTATCGGGTCACCTTCGTCGTCATGGCGACGGTCCTGCTCGCGACCGCGGCGGCCGTGCTGCGGATGCCCCGGTCGGCGGGTCGCGCGGTCACCGGACACCGCAGACCTCGGGACGAGGAGTGA
- a CDS encoding toxic anion resistance protein, with protein MTDLDLSGGSTIPAGGAAEPGALVLTPPAPVQIVKPEQAAGAVPVADARAQELATRAQSFARELVELDVRSPEFARKVESITGLGDKEMRDSANVSSRMLDRPAAALNAGKGGGKDAQTRVASTLADLRVTITELDPNRADLTGFKKVLKWIPGGDKIDRYFAKYESAQSHLDAIIRSLASGKDDLGKDNAAIEVEKATMWALMGKLGEYNELAGALDQAVELEIQRLDSSGRADDANTVRSDALFPIRQRRQDIMTQMAVAVQGYMALDLVRKNNLELMRGVDRAQTTTIAALRTAVIVSQALARQKLVLDQITGLNAATSDLIARTSEQLRIQGGQIHEQAASSTISVEKLQQAFDNVFATMDAVDTFRAQAVTSMADTVSALEGQVKRAQPYLERARRGEIGS; from the coding sequence ATGACCGACCTCGACCTCAGCGGCGGCAGCACGATCCCGGCCGGTGGGGCGGCCGAGCCGGGCGCCCTCGTGCTCACCCCGCCCGCACCGGTGCAGATCGTCAAGCCCGAGCAGGCGGCCGGGGCCGTACCGGTCGCCGATGCGCGCGCGCAGGAGCTGGCCACCCGGGCCCAGTCGTTCGCCCGTGAACTGGTCGAGCTCGACGTGCGCTCCCCCGAGTTCGCCCGCAAGGTCGAGTCCATCACCGGGCTGGGCGACAAGGAGATGCGCGACTCGGCGAACGTCTCCTCCCGCATGCTCGACCGGCCGGCGGCCGCGCTGAACGCCGGCAAGGGCGGTGGTAAGGACGCCCAGACCCGGGTCGCCTCCACCCTGGCCGATCTGCGGGTGACCATCACCGAGCTGGACCCCAACCGCGCCGACCTGACCGGGTTCAAGAAGGTCCTCAAGTGGATCCCGGGCGGGGACAAGATCGACCGCTACTTCGCCAAGTACGAGTCGGCCCAGTCGCACCTGGACGCGATCATCCGGTCGTTGGCCTCCGGCAAGGACGACCTCGGCAAGGACAACGCGGCCATCGAGGTCGAGAAGGCCACCATGTGGGCGCTGATGGGCAAGCTCGGTGAATACAACGAGCTGGCCGGGGCGCTCGACCAGGCGGTGGAGCTGGAGATCCAGCGACTGGACTCCTCCGGCCGGGCCGACGACGCGAACACCGTCCGCAGCGACGCGCTGTTCCCGATCCGGCAGCGCCGGCAGGACATCATGACGCAGATGGCCGTCGCCGTGCAGGGGTACATGGCCCTCGACCTGGTGCGCAAGAACAACCTGGAGCTGATGCGCGGGGTGGACCGCGCGCAGACCACCACCATCGCGGCGCTGCGCACCGCCGTCATCGTGTCGCAGGCACTGGCCCGCCAGAAGCTGGTGCTGGACCAGATCACCGGCCTGAACGCGGCGACCAGCGACCTGATCGCGCGGACCAGCGAGCAACTGCGGATCCAGGGCGGACAGATCCACGAGCAGGCCGCGTCCAGCACCATCTCGGTGGAGAAGCTCCAGCAGGCCTTCGACAACGTGTTCGCCACGATGGACGCCGTCGACACCTTCCGCGCCCAGGCCGTGACCTCGATGGCCGACACCGTCTCGGCCCTGGAGGGCCAGGTCAAGCGGGCCCAGCCGTACCTGGAGCGGGCGCGACGCGGGGAGATCGGCAGCTGA
- a CDS encoding TerD family protein gives MAVPMKRGANVALTQEIPTLKGVVLGVRWNAGAEHVLADNLVAATILCDRQAQAPSDEYFVFFNQLTSPDLSVAQLSAAVGDDDEQIEVDLGDVPADIHRIVVVLYVNDGPGARRTLGQLRDCRIRVLDLADGTELVQSENLAPQLRSETAICLGELYRHPSGWKFKVIGQGYENGVAGIAADYGVPL, from the coding sequence ATGGCCGTACCGATGAAGCGGGGCGCGAACGTCGCCCTCACCCAGGAGATCCCGACCCTGAAGGGTGTGGTGCTGGGCGTGCGGTGGAACGCCGGCGCCGAGCACGTGCTGGCCGACAACCTGGTCGCCGCCACCATCCTGTGCGACCGGCAGGCCCAGGCCCCCTCCGACGAGTACTTCGTCTTCTTCAACCAGCTCACCTCGCCGGATCTGTCCGTGGCCCAGCTCTCCGCCGCCGTCGGTGACGACGACGAGCAGATCGAGGTCGATCTCGGGGACGTGCCCGCCGACATCCACCGCATCGTCGTCGTGCTCTACGTGAACGACGGCCCCGGAGCGCGGCGCACCCTGGGCCAGCTGCGGGACTGCCGCATCCGCGTGCTCGACCTGGCCGACGGCACCGAACTCGTGCAGTCGGAGAACCTGGCCCCGCAGCTGCGCTCCGAGACCGCGATCTGCCTCGGCGAGCTCTACCGGCACCCCAGCGGCTGGAAGTTCAAGGTCATCGGCCAGGGCTACGAGAACGGGGTTGCCGGGATCGCGGCGGACTACGGGGTCCCGCTGTGA
- a CDS encoding signal peptidase I yields the protein MRRAGRLLAGVLALFCVLVSAALVTGRITAVVTSGVSMNPVYYQGDLVVVAHRDHYVIGDIVAYRAKGVDALVLHRIIAGDGAGGFTMKGDNNSSIDPFRPTTGDIAGTSVLHVSGGGHVLHFMTDPVVLGCAALLMLLLGESARRRRRSARTRRRQAVDTRTRTPQAGSFAARPRPVQTAWVITGLLLVLGLGLGVLAWTAPSLRPGPPVGIARSVDISYTADVPPSPAYDGTVVTSPDPVYRKLSDTAVVEIGYTGPPGDLSVGVALSATNGWHSDLPPLVTQAVTGDGETVTAPLDLRDVQARADAAAEAIGIPTGTLTLTLTPSVTSPGVPALTAPVPFEVTPLVFVPATGRIPTVADVVPGAPTTITHTLGVGAVRIPVVVVRWIALLLLVAGIAGAVFSRTLLRREPPLSPADLIRRQHGAVLAEVRPMPTPTDRHIVDVTDFATMAKLARRVGLLVMHWTRSGVHTYLLIDDTTAYRYRHGGQDDGATNDAAGDTDADVERVDDPPPVVR from the coding sequence ATGAGACGGGCAGGACGACTGCTGGCCGGCGTGCTCGCCCTGTTCTGTGTCCTGGTCTCGGCGGCCCTGGTCACCGGTCGGATCACCGCCGTGGTCACCAGCGGGGTCAGCATGAACCCCGTCTACTACCAGGGCGATCTGGTCGTGGTGGCCCACCGCGACCACTACGTGATCGGCGACATCGTCGCCTACCGCGCGAAGGGCGTGGACGCCCTGGTGCTCCACCGCATCATCGCCGGCGACGGCGCCGGCGGATTCACCATGAAGGGCGACAACAACTCCTCGATCGACCCGTTCCGGCCCACCACCGGTGACATCGCCGGAACGTCGGTCCTGCACGTCTCCGGCGGGGGACACGTCCTGCACTTCATGACCGACCCCGTCGTCCTCGGCTGTGCCGCCCTGCTGATGCTCCTGCTGGGCGAGAGCGCCCGCCGGCGGCGGCGCTCGGCCCGAACCCGAAGGAGACAAGCCGTGGACACCAGAACACGGACACCCCAGGCGGGTTCCTTCGCGGCCCGGCCCCGTCCGGTCCAGACCGCTTGGGTGATCACCGGTCTCCTGCTCGTCCTCGGACTCGGACTGGGGGTCCTGGCCTGGACCGCCCCGAGTCTGCGTCCGGGACCGCCGGTCGGCATCGCCCGCTCGGTCGACATCTCCTACACCGCGGACGTCCCGCCGTCACCGGCCTACGACGGCACCGTCGTCACGTCGCCGGACCCGGTCTACCGCAAGCTCTCCGACACCGCCGTCGTCGAGATCGGCTACACCGGTCCCCCGGGCGACCTGTCGGTCGGGGTGGCCCTGTCGGCCACGAACGGGTGGCACTCCGATCTCCCGCCCCTGGTGACCCAGGCCGTGACCGGTGACGGGGAGACCGTCACCGCCCCGCTGGATCTCCGGGACGTGCAGGCCCGCGCCGACGCCGCCGCCGAGGCCATCGGCATCCCCACCGGGACGCTCACCCTCACCCTGACGCCCAGCGTCACCAGCCCCGGCGTGCCCGCCCTCACCGCACCCGTCCCGTTCGAGGTCACCCCCCTGGTGTTCGTGCCGGCGACAGGCAGGATCCCGACCGTCGCCGACGTGGTGCCGGGCGCCCCCACCACGATCACCCACACGCTCGGGGTCGGCGCCGTCCGGATCCCGGTGGTGGTGGTGCGGTGGATCGCCCTCCTCCTGCTCGTCGCGGGGATCGCCGGCGCGGTGTTCTCCCGGACACTCCTGCGCCGCGAGCCACCGCTGAGCCCGGCTGACCTCATCCGCCGTCAGCACGGTGCCGTACTGGCCGAGGTGCGCCCCATGCCCACGCCCACCGACCGGCACATCGTGGACGTCACCGACTTCGCGACCATGGCCAAGCTCGCCCGGCGGGTCGGGCTGCTCGTCATGCACTGGACGCGCAGCGGCGTGCACACCTATCTGCTCATCGACGACACCACCGCGTACCGGTACCGGCACGGTGGCCAGGACGACGGTGCCACGAACGACGCCGCCGGCGACACCGACGCCGACGTCGAGCGGGTGGACGACCCGCCGCCGGTGGTCCGCTGA
- a CDS encoding TerD family protein, whose protein sequence is MGVSLSKGGNVSLTKAAPDLRSVSIGLGWDVRSTSGADFDLDASALALDTGHKVLGDEYFVFFNNLRSPDGSIEHQGDNLTGEGDGDDEVINVELAQVPAEITSIVFPVSIYEGDARGQSFGQVRNAYIRVVNRADGSELARYDLTEDASTETAMVFGEVYRHNAEWKFRAIGQGYASGLGGIARDFGVNVG, encoded by the coding sequence ATGGGAGTCAGCCTCAGCAAGGGCGGCAACGTCAGCCTGACCAAGGCCGCACCGGATCTACGGTCGGTGTCGATCGGGTTGGGGTGGGACGTCCGATCGACATCGGGGGCGGATTTCGATCTGGATGCCAGTGCCCTCGCGCTCGACACCGGGCACAAGGTGCTCGGTGACGAGTACTTCGTGTTCTTCAACAACCTCAGGTCGCCGGACGGCTCCATCGAGCACCAGGGCGACAACCTGACCGGCGAGGGCGACGGCGACGACGAGGTCATCAACGTCGAGCTCGCACAGGTGCCGGCCGAGATCACCTCGATCGTCTTCCCCGTCTCGATCTACGAGGGGGATGCCCGCGGCCAGTCGTTCGGGCAGGTCCGCAACGCCTACATCCGGGTGGTCAACCGGGCCGACGGTTCGGAGCTGGCCCGCTACGACCTCACCGAGGACGCGTCCACCGAGACGGCGATGGTCTTCGGCGAGGTGTACCGGCACAACGCCGAGTGGAAGTTCCGGGCCATCGGTCAGGGGTACGCCTCCGGGCTCGGCGGTATCGCCCGCGACTTCGGCGTCAACGTCGGCTGA
- a CDS encoding TerD family protein codes for MGISLTKGGNLSLTKAAPGLTQVSVGLGWDARTTTGVKFDLDASALGLGGDGRILSNEWFVFFNQKRSPAGAIEHRGDNRTGDGSGDDEVIAVDLSALPPELNSVTFAASVYEAEQNGVSFGQVRNAFIRVVNNSDQSELARYDLTEDASTETAMVFGELYRSGEEWKFRAIGQGYSTGLSGIAADFGVAL; via the coding sequence ATGGGTATCAGTCTGACCAAGGGCGGCAACCTGTCGCTGACCAAGGCCGCGCCGGGGCTCACCCAGGTCAGCGTGGGCCTGGGTTGGGACGCCCGGACGACCACCGGGGTCAAGTTCGATCTGGACGCCAGCGCGCTGGGGCTGGGCGGGGACGGCCGCATCCTGTCCAACGAATGGTTCGTCTTCTTCAATCAGAAGCGGTCACCGGCGGGGGCCATCGAGCACCGCGGGGACAACCGCACGGGTGACGGCAGCGGCGACGACGAGGTGATCGCCGTCGACCTGTCGGCCCTGCCGCCCGAGCTGAACTCGGTCACCTTCGCCGCCTCGGTCTACGAGGCCGAGCAGAACGGCGTCAGCTTCGGCCAGGTGCGCAACGCGTTCATCCGCGTGGTCAACAACTCCGACCAGAGCGAGCTGGCCCGGTACGACCTCACCGAGGACGCGTCCACCGAGACGGCCATGGTGTTCGGGGAGCTGTACCGCAGCGGCGAGGAGTGGAAGTTCCGGGCCATCGGCCAGGGCTACAGCACGGGGCTGAGCGGGATCGCCGCCGACTTCGGCGTCGCCCTGTAG
- a CDS encoding TerD family protein: MSVSLTKGQTVSLTKSGGGELSQVRMGLGWDAITKRGMFGGTKQVSVDLDASALLLSTDRKVVDIVYFGQLRSKDGSITHTGDNRTGKGDGDDESILVDLPRVPATVAHIVFVVNSYTGENFSQIENAVARAVDSVDRDKELVRYELSGSGTHTAVVMARLSRSGSGWTFTAIGTPGEGRTADQLVPLALASV, from the coding sequence ATGAGTGTCAGCCTGACCAAGGGCCAGACCGTCAGCCTCACCAAATCCGGCGGCGGTGAACTCAGCCAGGTCCGCATGGGCCTGGGCTGGGACGCCATCACCAAGCGCGGCATGTTCGGTGGCACGAAACAGGTCTCGGTCGACCTGGATGCCTCGGCGCTGCTCCTGTCCACCGACCGGAAGGTGGTGGACATCGTCTACTTCGGCCAGTTGCGGTCCAAGGACGGGTCGATCACCCACACCGGCGACAACCGTACGGGCAAGGGTGACGGGGACGACGAGTCGATCCTGGTCGACCTGCCGCGGGTCCCGGCGACCGTCGCGCACATCGTGTTCGTGGTGAACAGCTACACCGGGGAGAACTTCTCGCAGATCGAGAACGCGGTGGCCCGCGCCGTGGACTCGGTGGACCGGGACAAGGAATTGGTGCGGTACGAGCTCAGCGGCTCCGGGACGCACACGGCGGTGGTGATGGCCCGGCTCTCGCGCTCGGGCAGCGGCTGGACGTTCACGGCCATCGGCACCCCGGGTGAGGGCCGCACGGCCGATCAGCTGGTCCCGCTGGCCCTGGCCTCCGTCTGA
- a CDS encoding fibronectin type III domain-containing protein — protein sequence MTIAPAVSAPAEQEAEPYRPDFHYTPEKNWMNDPNGLVYYQGVYHLFYQYNPFGTTWGNMSWGHATSTDLVRWTEQPLAIPQDADADIFSGSIVVDHDNTSGFGTAENPPLVAMYTTAYRTGEQAQSLAYSTDAGQTWVKYPGPVLDRDSNNFRDPHVFWYDGGTPETSYWVVVTVEALDHQVLLHKSTDLKNWTQLSTFGPANATGGQWECPDLFPLAVDGDPTNIKWVMVVNINPGAVGGGSGGQYFVGDFDGTTFTSESTVGSDTLPPGTTLAGFDQGTYDGWTVANEPGNWKNGPFGDAPAGAALPGQTPVTGFSGTGVVNGFNDGDWPVGSMRSPDITIQDDRINFLVGGGNHPHVDGTQLTNDPPAGSELLFDGFEYPDGKSVTDDGWTLTGDFTAERNPATAGGENFLGAKRINTFEGGPRGDDNTGTLTSAPFTVDKRYLSMLVGGGFRPAGSEQTLQVQVLVDGAVVASTAGQESGSLNWKSLDLEAYLGRSAQLRIEDTATGGWGHLTLDHVVLADTPAQVRSDETTVNLVVDGAVVRTATGGNSETLDWTSWDVREFAGRQAHITIVDNNRGGWGHILADQFMVSDVAAPSRLQSYDWLDWGRDFYAGVTYDNAPDGKRIMVAWMNNWDYANQIPTGQWRSAMALPRELSLETVDGRPQLVQKVVDQVAGLQEPVAYTAGPADIPAGETVLPAEADGTTLRIDAVLSPGTATAFGLGVRRSADGSQQTPVVYDTDTGRLSIDRTRSGDTGFSTAFSSVESAPVTLQDGKLHLELYVDRASVEVLAQQGKRTLTDQIFPDASSTGISLISEGGTARLDSLTVTPLRKAEATAPGAPTAVTAVAGNGTATVAWQPPADDGGSTITGYTVTASDGSTCTSTALSCEVTGLAAGTYTFTVTATNSGGTGPASAASAPTAVTVTFTRTVDPTITGTAAPGSVLTAADGTWSPTPTSVAHQWLRDGVAVRGATGSTYTVARGDLDRSISVRVTVSAPGLPDASATSAAVTVRAGVPGAPTAVRATAGKGQATVSWKAPGNGGSVISGYTVRTATADGAEVGQGCTVAGGARRCVVTGLTPGMSYVFTVTATNAVGEGPASAPSTPVQVRGTFTVTTAPAISGSPAVGSELSATDGVWSPAPTSVTHQWLRDGRRIPGATAARYTVTPADQATTLSVRVTASAAGVTTRSADSAGVAVPATVAGAPTAVTATAGNRQATVRWTAPAADGGSTVTRYTVTTTSADGPVDGVGCTVATGRTSCVVGGLTPGATYTFVVAATNAVGQGPASAASAPVRVRGAFVVDAAPTITGTPAVGSPLTVQPGSWTPTPSGIAYQWFRNGAAIRGADGDSYTPVNADSGRYLTVRITGTGDGVVTTRAYTAAVLITGS from the coding sequence GTGACGATCGCACCGGCGGTGAGCGCCCCGGCCGAGCAGGAGGCGGAGCCCTATCGGCCCGATTTCCACTACACGCCCGAGAAGAACTGGATGAACGACCCGAACGGGCTCGTCTACTACCAGGGCGTCTACCACCTCTTCTACCAGTACAACCCGTTCGGCACGACGTGGGGCAACATGAGCTGGGGCCACGCCACGAGCACCGATCTGGTCCGGTGGACCGAGCAGCCGCTGGCCATCCCCCAGGACGCCGACGCGGACATCTTCTCCGGCTCCATCGTCGTCGACCACGACAACACCTCCGGGTTCGGCACCGCCGAGAACCCGCCCCTGGTGGCGATGTACACCACCGCCTATCGAACCGGCGAGCAGGCGCAGTCGCTGGCCTACAGCACGGACGCCGGACAGACCTGGGTCAAGTACCCGGGGCCGGTGCTCGACCGCGATTCCAACAACTTCCGGGATCCGCACGTGTTCTGGTACGACGGCGGGACGCCGGAGACGTCGTACTGGGTCGTGGTCACCGTGGAGGCCCTCGATCACCAGGTGCTGCTGCACAAGTCGACCGACCTGAAGAACTGGACGCAGCTGAGCACCTTCGGCCCCGCCAACGCGACCGGCGGACAGTGGGAGTGCCCCGATCTGTTCCCCCTGGCCGTGGACGGCGACCCCACGAACATCAAGTGGGTCATGGTCGTCAACATCAACCCCGGCGCCGTGGGTGGTGGATCCGGCGGGCAGTACTTCGTCGGTGACTTCGACGGCACCACCTTCACCTCCGAGAGCACCGTCGGCTCCGACACCCTGCCCCCCGGAACCACTCTCGCCGGATTCGACCAGGGCACCTACGACGGCTGGACCGTCGCCAACGAACCGGGGAACTGGAAGAACGGGCCCTTCGGTGACGCCCCCGCGGGCGCGGCACTGCCGGGGCAGACCCCGGTCACCGGGTTCTCCGGCACCGGAGTGGTCAACGGGTTCAACGACGGCGACTGGCCGGTGGGCTCCATGCGGTCGCCGGACATCACGATCCAGGACGACCGCATCAACTTCCTGGTCGGCGGCGGGAACCACCCGCACGTCGACGGCACCCAGCTCACCAACGATCCGCCGGCCGGCAGCGAGCTGCTCTTCGACGGATTCGAGTACCCGGACGGGAAGTCCGTCACCGACGACGGCTGGACCCTGACCGGTGACTTCACCGCCGAGCGCAACCCCGCCACCGCGGGCGGGGAGAACTTCCTGGGCGCCAAGCGCATCAACACCTTCGAGGGCGGTCCCCGGGGCGACGACAACACCGGCACCCTGACCTCGGCGCCGTTCACCGTCGACAAGCGGTACCTGAGCATGCTGGTGGGCGGCGGTTTCCGCCCGGCCGGGAGCGAGCAGACCCTGCAGGTGCAGGTGCTCGTCGACGGTGCCGTCGTGGCCAGCACCGCGGGGCAGGAGTCCGGTTCGCTGAACTGGAAGTCCCTGGACCTCGAGGCCTATCTGGGACGCAGCGCCCAGCTGCGCATCGAGGACACCGCCACCGGCGGTTGGGGACATCTCACCCTCGACCACGTCGTCCTGGCCGACACCCCGGCCCAGGTCCGCAGTGACGAGACCACCGTCAACCTGGTCGTCGACGGCGCGGTGGTCCGCACCGCCACCGGCGGCAACAGCGAGACCCTGGACTGGACCTCCTGGGACGTCCGCGAGTTCGCCGGACGGCAGGCCCACATCACCATCGTCGACAACAACCGCGGCGGGTGGGGGCACATCCTGGCCGACCAGTTCATGGTCTCCGACGTGGCGGCACCGTCCCGTCTGCAGTCCTACGACTGGCTGGACTGGGGTCGGGACTTCTACGCCGGTGTCACCTACGACAACGCGCCCGACGGCAAGCGGATCATGGTCGCCTGGATGAACAACTGGGACTACGCCAACCAGATCCCCACCGGGCAGTGGCGCAGCGCCATGGCCCTGCCGCGCGAACTGAGCCTGGAGACCGTGGACGGGCGACCGCAGCTCGTGCAGAAGGTCGTCGACCAGGTGGCCGGCCTGCAGGAGCCCGTCGCGTACACCGCCGGACCGGCAGACATCCCCGCCGGGGAGACCGTCCTGCCGGCCGAGGCCGACGGCACCACCCTGAGGATCGACGCCGTCCTCAGCCCGGGTACGGCCACGGCCTTCGGCCTGGGCGTGCGCCGGTCCGCCGACGGGTCGCAGCAGACCCCGGTCGTCTACGACACCGACACCGGGCGGCTCAGCATCGACCGGACCCGCTCCGGCGACACGGGTTTCAGCACGGCCTTCTCCTCGGTGGAGTCCGCTCCCGTCACCCTGCAGGACGGCAAGCTGCACCTGGAGCTGTACGTGGACCGGGCCTCGGTGGAGGTCCTGGCCCAGCAGGGCAAGCGGACCCTGACCGATCAGATCTTCCCCGACGCTTCCAGCACGGGCATCTCGCTGATCTCCGAGGGCGGCACCGCCCGCCTGGACAGCCTGACCGTCACCCCGCTCCGCAAGGCGGAGGCCACCGCGCCCGGCGCGCCGACCGCGGTCACCGCCGTGGCCGGCAACGGGACCGCCACCGTCGCCTGGCAGCCGCCGGCCGACGACGGCGGATCCACGATCACCGGGTACACGGTCACCGCCTCCGACGGATCGACCTGCACCAGCACCGCCCTGTCCTGCGAGGTGACCGGGCTGGCCGCGGGCACGTACACCTTCACCGTGACCGCGACCAACAGCGGTGGCACCGGCCCGGCCTCGGCCGCGTCGGCACCGACCGCGGTCACCGTCACCTTCACCCGCACGGTCGACCCCACCATCACCGGGACGGCCGCGCCGGGTTCGGTCCTCACCGCGGCCGACGGGACCTGGTCACCGACCCCGACGTCCGTCGCCCACCAGTGGCTGCGGGACGGCGTCGCCGTCCGCGGTGCCACCGGCTCGACCTACACCGTCGCCCGCGGCGACCTGGACCGGTCGATCTCGGTCCGGGTGACGGTGAGCGCCCCCGGCCTCCCCGACGCCTCTGCCACGAGCGCGGCGGTCACCGTCCGGGCCGGTGTACCCGGTGCGCCCACCGCCGTGCGCGCCACGGCCGGCAAGGGGCAGGCCACCGTGTCGTGGAAGGCCCCCGGCAACGGCGGCAGTGTCATCTCCGGCTACACCGTCCGCACGGCCACGGCCGACGGTGCGGAGGTCGGGCAGGGCTGCACGGTGGCCGGCGGCGCCCGTCGCTGCGTGGTCACCGGTCTGACCCCCGGGATGAGCTACGTGTTCACGGTGACCGCCACGAACGCCGTCGGTGAGGGACCCGCCTCGGCGCCCTCGACGCCGGTCCAGGTGCGGGGCACGTTCACCGTCACCACCGCGCCGGCGATCTCCGGCAGCCCCGCCGTGGGTTCGGAGCTGTCGGCGACCGACGGGGTGTGGAGCCCCGCGCCCACGTCGGTGACCCACCAGTGGCTGCGCGACGGTCGACGGATCCCCGGGGCGACCGCCGCCCGGTACACGGTGACCCCCGCCGACCAGGCCACCACCCTGTCGGTGCGGGTGACCGCATCGGCGGCCGGGGTGACCACCCGGTCCGCGGACTCCGCCGGAGTGGCCGTTCCGGCGACCGTGGCCGGGGCGCCCACCGCGGTCACCGCCACGGCGGGGAACCGGCAGGCCACCGTGCGGTGGACGGCACCGGCCGCCGACGGCGGCAGCACCGTCACCCGGTACACCGTGACGACCACCTCGGCCGACGGCCCGGTGGACGGGGTCGGGTGCACGGTGGCCACCGGACGCACCTCGTGCGTCGTCGGGGGCCTCACCCCCGGCGCGACGTACACCTTCGTGGTGGCGGCGACGAACGCGGTCGGACAGGGCCCGGCCTCGGCCGCGTCCGCACCGGTCCGGGTGCGGGGGGCCTTCGTGGTCGACGCGGCCCCGACCATCACCGGGACCCCTGCGGTCGGCAGCCCGTTGACCGTCCAGCCGGGCAGTTGGACGCCCACCCCCAGCGGCATCGCCTACCAGTGGTTCCGCAACGGGGCCGCGATCCGCGGGGCCGACGGGGACAGCTACACCCCGGTGAACGCGGACAGCGGGCGGTACCTGACCGTGCGGATCACCGGTACCGGTGACGGAGTCGTCACCACCCGGGCGTACACCGCGGCGGTGCTGATCACGGGGTCCTGA